Within Pempheris klunzingeri isolate RE-2024b chromosome 24, fPemKlu1.hap1, whole genome shotgun sequence, the genomic segment ACACGTCCTCACAtctgatggttgtttctggtctgtctggtttcctggaagctgtttcaatctgtctgacctcatgttcatcgttgacctctgcagcccccccctctgtgatgtggagctctgtgtagatctggTTCAGGGGGGTTGggtttcctgtttcagtgatgccctcaaacacactctggaaCTTCTTCTTCAGGCTGGATTTAAGTTCAGGCCGACAGTCTCCGGCAGGAGTTCCTGAATGAACACACAGCAGATAAGATCAATGATCAATAAGTGATCTATAAGGACATCAGAGCCGTGATCCGTGACAGATCTCTTCCTCTAAAGGAAGCTCACTGACATGTTCTCCTCCTTGAAGCTTCAGTAACACATTGAATCTGTGGAGAACCCGTCTTACTGGTCTGCAGACGCTCAGCTagctcctcctgcttcatcctcctcatgaaGTCCACAGTGATCTTCAGAAacgcctctctgctgctcctcctctgctcttcatcctcaccgcccagctcctcctcatcctccctctccaAGCACTCTGGGTAATCTGAGCTCAGAACCTTCTGGATCTTCTTCAGCTCGTTCTTCACAAAGGTGACGATGttttcctccagcagctgcaacAGAACATCAGATCCATCAGGTCTACAAAGAGCAGCACGGAGAGGACAGAACAGGTAGAACACGTACCTGAAATATGGAGTCCAGGTGAGTCTGAGGCTGCTCCGGGCTCTGCTGGTCCACTCTGTGGAAGAACAATTAGCTCACGTGACGTCGGTCCACCcagaccatcatcatcatcatcatcatcatcatcatcatcatcatcatcatccagtcAGGTGGTTCACTGAAACTAAGGTGCTGCTCGTACTGCTGATCCCACTGTGACTCAACAGGCTACGTCCATGCAGCTTTCAGGGGACTGATGGTttatctgtccatccatccatttatccAGGATTCAGTCATGGTGCCAACAGGTCAATCAGGACACTCCAGACACTCAAACActgtccagctcctcctgggggatcccgaggTGTTCCCTGGCAAGATTAGATATAATCTGGGGCTccagggcagacccagaaccctCAGGGGACCCTTTGGCTCTGCCCCAGAGTCTCCTCCCGGTGGGACGTGCCCAGTCAACCTCTAAagggaggcgcccaggaggcCTCCTGATCAGATGCCTggaccacctcaactggctctaCTCAGCGACTCTACTCCAAGCTCCTCCCCCACTAAGGCTGAAGCCAGACTCCCTACTGAGGAAACGAATTTTGGCCGCTTGTCTCtgtgatctcgttctttcggtcaccacccagagctcatgacctcAGGTGAGGGCTGGAACGTAGATTGACTGTAAATATagataatatataaatatctccCTCTTCACTGAGAAGAAGACCCTGAGATACTAaaactcccccacttggggcagcaactccCTGCCAACCGTCTGAGGAACCAACAGAACCAGAATCCTGGCGTCTCCAAACTGGACACTCAGATCCTGTTCATGAAAATCACATGTTTTTTAGCTCCTAGTTACCCCCCCAGGACCATGAACAcacagctaatgctaactgGATGCTACCTGAAAGCCTGAATGTTCTTCTCTGGGCTACGTAGAAGCTAACAGGTAGCTAATTAACAGTATGGATGTAGTTTTTCTGTCCAGCTTGTCTGACACACGACACATTTACCCATAACCCCCCTCTCTGTTGCCTGGTTCAGACCAGCTCTGATCatgtttctgcctctgctgtcaCAGGACTGGAAACTAGCCGGTTTGATGAGTAAGTGTTAGCCTTCGTTAGCGGTTAGCATCCGTTAGCTTGAATACAGCATCCAGCACCCGGACCATCAGCACTGGCACCCCCCAGGGCTGCGTCTTCTCCCCACTGCTCTTCTCCGACTGCACCTCAGGGGACTCTTCTGTGAAACTCCTCCAGTACGCTGACGACACCACGGTAATCGGTCTGATCCAGGACGGTGACGAGTCAGCATACAGACAGGAGGTGGAACAGCTGGTCCTGGTTCTGATGTAGTCAGAACCACCTGGAGCTGAAACCGCTCAAGACTGTGGAGTTgtaatttatttctgttttctcctcactgtacagagagtcaagtttcaccgactcaaattccttgtttgcctgaacttggccaataaagttaattctgattctgattctgattctttaaCCCTTTACAGGGCACTCATTGAAACCctagaccaggggtgtcaaactcattttcgCCGAGGGCCACATCAGCATAATGGTATCCCTCAGAGGGCCAGATGTAACTGTAAGACAgtataaatgtaactaaatgtaatgtaaaataaatgcaactactccttaatgttaaataactctgaattttttacttattcaacttacaaatattacatatatatctGCATAGATGTCGCTCTGTTATTATAACATAaatccttttaatttgtcaggttATGAAACCTTTTTCTTGAAGGCTCACTTTGGCATACTTCGCTCCgtgtttggtgtcaaaatgcCGACATAGATTGTACTCTTTGACAACCGCCACCGCCTcataacacaaaagacaaaCCGGTTTTCCTCcttgaagcacaaacatgtattcgccttcctgtctgtcttgaAACAGATCTTCCATCTGCATCAATTTTTCTTGGACATTACCCTTCCTGGACATTTTGGGatcattgtttgtatttctaaattccaCTTGTTCGGAAAATCACATTGATGCCGTCACTTCGCGGGTAACATAATCAGtatgcattatgggaaatgtagtttatggtcAATGCacccttttgatttatttattttaagacaatCAGAACTTTTAAGCTCTCGCGGGCCACATAAAATGACGTGGCGGGCCAcatttggcccgcgggccttgagtttgacacataTGCCCTAGACCATCACTGGTGCTCAgtacaagactttttttcttttgtgagtttgtcaaaaaaatatgaaatgttacggtgaaaatcagggtcagtgaagtcaccatatatggtttcaTGCCGGTCCGTCATGGAGCCTGATTGTGGCCGACTGGCTTAGAGAAATCTGttagttctactgcctcatggtgaggcaagggggggCATCTTAACCTCCCACTTAAGctaccaaatatggtcccttgcctgATAAAGGGTTAAGAGACCAGTAGTTTCCTTCTGTCCTCTCGGCTTCGCTCCACCTCAGACCTTTAATCTTACCTGAATATCTGCGTCTGTGCCTGAAATACTCACCTCTCTGCTGCCGACGGCCGTCCTTTAAAGTCATAGAAGTGTTCCTTCGACTGGTCACTCTTTAAGGACAAACAGCTGAGctcaggtccaggtccaggtccaggtccaggtccaggtccaggtctcTCTGGGCTTCAACAGAAGAGAGTAATGACGGTGCAGTGGTGTGAGAACTGAGCTCTGACAGGGACATGATCCTCAACTCACCTCTGAGCTTTGGTCCAAccatcctggtcctggtcctggtcctggtcctggtccacaCACAGAGTGGTTTTCGTGGGGGGGGCTCCCTCCTCACACTGATCCATGCTGCTCAGCTCAGTGGCTTTGACCTGGAGAGGAAACACGAACCAGTCATGAGCACACGATGCCCCTCAGACCCTCCAGACATCAGAGAGCACACACCTGGCCGAACACACCTGGCCGAACACACCTGGCCCTCAGTCTGACTTCAGGAGCTACAGGACCCGTCCACCAATCAGGAGCCAGACAGACACAACGGTGACCTGACAGACCAAACTCagggagccacacacacacagcatgggttctcctccagctgtgtgagtgtgtgtgtgtaggtgtgtgagtgtgtgtgtgagcgtgtgagagtgtgtgtgagagtgtgtgtgagagtgtgtgtgtgagtgtgtgagtgtgtgtgtgagtgtgtgtgtgtgtgtgtgtgtgtgtgtgtgtgtgtgtgtgtgtgtttgagtgtgtgtgtgtgtgtgtgtgtgtttgagtgtgtgtgtgtgtgtgtaggtgtgtgtgtgtgtgtgtgtgtgtgagagtgtgtgtgtgagtgtgtgtgtgtaggtgtgtgagtgtgtgtgtgagcgtgtgagagtgtgtgtgtgagtgtgtgtgtgtgtgtgtgtgtgtgtgtgtgtgtgtgtgtgtgagttagtgtgtgagtgtgtgtgtgtgtgtgtagtttccAGCTGATCAGCTTTCAGTCCAGTTCAAACTGCCTTCTTCTGTTTCCTGGAGGTTAAATGAGACCAAACTAAACACTAAAAGACTCTTTTCTAACTTTCTAACTCTTTGTTACTTCATTCAGACCCACAAACAGTGAAGaatctcaggtgtgtgtgtgttgttacctGCTGAAGTCCGTCTGGATGCAGTcacactcacttcctgtctccgtCGCCGACAGacgctgctgctgtctgacttcctgtgaCGCACACGGAAGAAAGAGGAGCTCCGTCGGCGCGGCCACGGGCTCCACTTCCTGGTTATAAAGGACCCGGATCTTCAGCGTTCAAGGGTCCTTGGAGCATGCGCACTAGCGTCACGGGGCAGCCCAGCCGTCCCGCTAGCCCTGAGCTcttaaatgtgatgaaatattacattttgtggctcttccagactttccaaatgttttcggACTAAATGGATGAAactctgatggtgaaacgagccatttcacaataaaatgccTCCTCTGATTCACAgatgtctctttcacaataagagtctgtggaaaaaagtcTTTTCGGGCCCAACGGCGTCACGTGACTGACGCTATTGTTGTAATTAGTCTTTTGTATTTGATATCTGTAGCTGAGTACAAGCAGGTTTAATGAACATGTAGAGTTTTCTATTGTTTTGATTACTGATGAAATGAAACGAACAAAGGTCACTGGATCCAGTTTGGCAGTAAAATAAGTTTGTGGTAAAAAGGTATTGATGCCTCCTCACAGATTTATTTCAattgcaataaaacatttagtCATTACAGTGACAAAATCCTGACATGGCTGCATAAATAAGACACAAGAAGAATCAAGAACGATGAGCAGTAACAAGCTGGAGGGTGGAAGACCTGATGGGTGCCGGtgtggaggaagagcaggagacCAGGGTGCAAGAACCAGACGGCAGGAAGTCAGGTAGGACGACCGCAGATGACACAGGAAGCCAGCGGGAAGGGAAGCAGGAAGTGGGGAGCTGGACTCTTTGGGAGGATCCAAACCAGGAAACCAAGCAGGGACGCTGTGAGCACACACTGATATTAGGCAGGAAGGGAAGGACTCCTCAGCACAGGAACCAGAACCCTCTGGCACACAGGTATCCTGAAGTCCAGGTTCAGGTCTGGAGCTCAGGGAGGGTTTCTCCATAGCCGggacaaaaggaggaagaagaggaagaagaggaaaaagagggatgaggaggatgaggagggatCAACCGTCTGTAACAAACAGGCTCATTCACTTTAAACGTGTCCAACATGCAGCTCGACTGCAGCCGAAGGTTTAAAAAcgcatttattttattctactgACGCCGGCGCTGGCTCGCTTCTCGTCCTCTTGTCTTTTTATCTACttttttattctacatttaACTTCTTTCTAGGTTTCTTTTAATTTATACAGCTAAATAAGCTATTGACATTGGTTTACTGTTTACCCTCAATTTCACTTTGTTATTTATCCGCTTCTTGTTTACATTCtgtacttattttatttgttgggCACTAttctctgctttttcacttagagacactttacactttctACTTTGTattcaacttttgtattgtacTCTGGCAAAGTATTGTCCTTCgcgatcaataaagttgatcttatcttattctGAAATTCTGAACAACACGAATTCTCCTGAACTCAGACGTcctttaacaaaacaaacacgTTCATGAAGAAACTGAAGGAAACCAACAACGTTCTTCACCTGAAAGCAAAAAGAAGCATCTAAACACTACACCTCCCTTCAAAGCCacattcaagcactttcaaggatTTCCAGGGTTCGTATGGGTGCTGGGAATCCTTGAAAATAAACCGCTGGAACCttgaaaatgctaaaaactGCTTGAATATGTTTTTGAAAAAGATGCAGGAACCCTGATTGAAACACTTCAGAGACAGGCggcaaaaaggcaaaaatcaAGGAAGTTCAAGGATTTCCAGGATTTCCAGCACCGACGTCCTGCTTCAGTCTGAAAAGTTAAAGAtctgagaggagaaaagtgaTCTGGGTGTCATCAGGAGTCTCCTCGTCCTCCCTGAGTCTGAAGACGGCTGGACGTCCTCCAAAGAGCACAAAACAACCGTCTGGTTTCACTTCCACAAGGTTCTCCAGGTAAACTTAACCTCCAGGTAAACCCGTTCTCCAGGTAAACTTAACCTCCAGGCAAACCTGTTCTCCAGGTAAACCCGTCTTCTGGGCCTACACCGTCGTCTCCCCACGGTTCGTGTTGCTCAGTCTCTTTCTCCACGACTGCAGCGTCTTTTCGGACCAGAGCCAGAAGCCGGACGCCATCCCTACGATCATGGTCATCAGGTACTTGACCATGAACACGGTGAAGTCAGGCATCAGCGGCGTAAAGTTCGCGGCAGGGCACGGCGTGCCGAAGCGCTTGCACGTCTGCATGTGCCACGTCCGCTCCCACTGCGGCCGGAGCGCCTGCTCGTAGACGTAGCAGGCGATGACGATGGAGGCGGGCACCGTGTACAGCACGCTGAACACGCCGATCCGCACCATCAGCCTCTCCAGCTTCTCTGTCTCGGTGCCGCCGTGCTTCATGATGGTGCGGATGCGGAAGAGCGACACGAAGCCTGCCAGCAGGAAGGAAGTGCCGATGAAGAGGTAGACGAAGAGCGGCGCCAGGACGAAGCCCCGCAGGGCGTCCACGCTGTAGATCCCCACATAGCAGACGCCGGTGAGCAGGTCACCGTCCACCTGTCCCGTGGCCAGGATGGCGATGGTTTTAGCCGCCGGCACCGCCCAGGCCACCAGGTGGAAGTACTGCGCGTTGGCCTCGATGGCCTCGTGGCCCCACTTCATCCCGGCGGACAGGAACCAGGTGAGGGACAGGATCACCCACCAGATGGAGCTCGCCATGCCGAAGAAGTAGAGGATCATGAAGAGGATGGTGCAGCCCTCCTTCTTGGTGCCCTGGGCCACCATCTTGTATCCGTCGGCACTGAACTTATCGACACACACCGCTCTGTCCTCCAGCAGGAAGCCGGCGGCGTAGGCCAACGCCACCATGAAGTAGCAGCCGGACAGGAAGATGATGGGCCGCTCCGGGTACCGAAACCGCCGCGTGTCCACCAGGTAGGTGAACACGGTGAAGAGGGTGCTCACACAGCACAGGATGGACCAGATCCCGACCCAGAGCCGGCCGAACTTTAACTC encodes:
- the LOC139223576 gene encoding frizzled-7-A-like; the encoded protein is MAVWRSRRSVWAAGCALVTALLLRPSATQYEKGISVPEHGFCQPIAIPLCTDIAYNQTIMPNLLGHTNQEDAGLEVHQFYPLVKVQCSLDLRFFLCSMYAPVCTVLEQPIPPCRSLCERARLGCEALMNKFGFQWPERLRCEDFPVHGAGEICVGQNKTDAATPMSDPAPGLPEAVTPPPPPHVWTDQPFSCPLQLQVPAYINYHFLGAKDCGAPCEAAKPNGLMYFRAEELKFGRLWVGIWSILCCVSTLFTVFTYLVDTRRFRYPERPIIFLSGCYFMVALAYAAGFLLEDRAVCVDKFSADGYKMVAQGTKKEGCTILFMILYFFGMASSIWWVILSLTWFLSAGMKWGHEAIEANAQYFHLVAWAVPAAKTIAILATGQVDGDLLTGVCYVGIYSVDALRGFVLAPLFVYLFIGTSFLLAGFVSLFRIRTIMKHGGTETEKLERLMVRIGVFSVLYTVPASIVIACYVYEQALRPQWERTWHMQTCKRFGTPCPAANFTPLMPDFTVFMVKYLMTMIVGMASGFWLWSEKTLQSWRKRLSNTNRGETTV